The DNA segment ggcttctaaatgtcccgtcatccaatcgtcgtagtttcggtgatcgggctttctccaggatcgctccccgactatggaattctcttccaactgcagttaagctatctcccactcttcccatatttaaatcaaatcttaaaactcatctattctctcttgcttatggtctctcttctgcttaacattatgtttgatctcacatactatagtactgctgagttggagctccactgtaaatgttgtacctgtattgtctgtgtattgtatatctgtatctttgtaccaataattgtaagcgtctttgggttttagaaaagcgctatataaaaataaagtattattattattattattaaaaacagagGAAACCATGGAGGAAGATTGCCAGTATTCCTACCAATATATGATAAGAACTTGTACTAATAGCTGTCTAATCTGTCATAGTGTCCActgcaaaaacaagaaaaaaaaaacacagcgtaGAGTGCTCCTGTCATAAAAGTCCACATACAGTAACAAAACTATAAACATATTCCAGCCCAGCATGCTGTTAATCATCAACTTCATCCATAGAAACCCTGTTGCTCGTGAAATGAGAGTAAGTGAGACACAAAGTGAGCCAGGCTGTACTAATGGTGAGGTAGCGATGTTGGATTTGGTTGGGAGTCTGTGTGCTAATGTTGTTGAAAGGTTGGCTAGTAAACAATCTGTTAGTGCCATTAAAGGGAGTAATGGCATTGAAATAAACGGCGTttctaacgctgttacttttttcagtaacaagtaatctaactaattactctgactacaacaccgttaccatttcccacaccctgttactgcatgttactttagccactcaataaacctttttttaaatttcgcgcatacagacaaaggtgcaagtgtgtgtgtgggagtcaCAGAACAggcacagaacagaacagctgcctttcaaccagctgaaaacagatttatagaactatagatcacagttatcaatagttacttttactggtaactagttacttttatagtggagtaaatcagttagtaactagtaactataactaattacttttttcaaagtaacatgctcAACACTGGTTAGTGCTGAGAAAATGTATGAGGCCGCTAGCTGCCATGCTAATGCTGTGGCAGCAAAGCTGGGTGAGACTGGTAGTGAGTTAGAAACATTGTTGAGTCAGCATGCTTTCACTACTGATTTTGACACACATATTAATGCCATCTCTTTGCACCATTTTCCCTTACAGTACTTTTCAAAAAAGGGGATAAAAGTTCAGCTACTCTAAAAATACATCTTTTCTTAGCAGTATATGCATGAAAATTAAGCTTTTTAACTACAAGTCTGAGTTTAAGGTGCCTGTACCTGTTGTTGCCTGATTGTTGCTCCCATTCGCTTGCCTGACGATACACAGCACGCATAAGACTGGTGCTGCGGACAAGTTGAGCTTGCGTGCGCAGGTCTacatcacaaatcattttttgagcccgacccgacaGGGCCCTAGGAAAatggtgggaaatcttggcccCAACAGctcagacaatctaaactctagtgcacttcctttaaaaaaaagcataaagttTTTAGATTGCACTACATTTTTTGCTAAATtgtgctgtttgtaacaaatggCTTTTTCTGATTAATAAAAGACAGTCAGGCCACAGACTGACAGACTCACTAAAACTGACTCTCAGCTCTAGGCCTGCCTCTGTAAGAACAATAATATAGTAACTATCATAACAAACCCCGTCATGGTTCAGTGTTTGTTTTAGTGCTGCAGGTTAAAACCTAAATTTTAACTGTGCAAGCTAGCCTGTTCAGAAAAGATCAGGTTGTATCTTTTTGTTGATGCAGTAAAAGAAACACTGTgacttatattttttaaattccacACAGTGTGGAGCACACGTGAACAAACTGTATTAATATTCAGTACTCATTTCACAGTTTGGGAGAAGTCCCTTCCCTCCCTTATATTAATATTCGGATTGATTCTGCCTCTGAGTTTGAGTGATTAAGCTAttattgtcttttttcttttaaagtatttTGAATCTTCTTTACTAGctggcatctctctctctgtaggagcTTCACCATAAGGGTCGTTACTGGCATGAAGACTGTTTCCGCTGCTATAAATGCTATAAGAATCTGGCCAAGGAGTCGTTCAGCACTAAAGATGACCGGATCCTGTGTGGTAAATGCAGCTCGCGTGAGGATGCCCCCCGCTGCCACACCTGTTACAAACCCATTCTGGCAGGTAGAGTACTATCTGAAAGTAATGAGGTTTAACTGTATGATCTTTATCAGTCACTTTACAGACAGTagcacacacagaaaaaaacatggagattGATGAACGAATAGGCAGCTCTAGGTATATCCTGATCTGGCCCTGGCATATTTTAAAGGATAATGTTTcggctattttaatcatgattaagtTCTGAGTCTTTGTTTTTATAAAACGTAATATAATATTTGAAGTTGCAgaaaaatgatccagaatgaagACCTGAGGAGTTTAAGGTATGTCACTATGATCCAAGAATCAGCAGCCGAAGTCGGAGAGAGAGCAGCACTGTTGGCTGTTGTATCAGAGGCAGGTCTCTGAGCTGAGTGTATTAAAAAGAGACGGTTGCTGGCTTCACAGGATGAAAGATAGATATGATAGATCGTAGTCTAAGCATTTACACTTAGTGTTTGAGGCACAGTCCACACATACACGCgcatataaacaaacacacacagttaagGATTGACTACAGGCAGTAGTCAAACTGGATTATAGGGTTTAAAACACACTATTACGTAGTAATATTATTTAATAGTAAAACTGAACTAAATAAATTTCAGATTGTTATTTCTAAGTGTCACATAAGCCTCTGCTTCCCCTACATAACTCTACCAAAGAATGACGCTACATTCAGTACAGTGCAAAACATAGGTTGTATTCATTTTACTATACATCTCAGCATCTTAGATCAGTAATGGATTTGATCTGTTCCTGTTCTTTACTACGATGTTATTTGGGGATTCATTATTTTAGGATGCATACAACATTGTTAAATGTTTTCTTTACCTCACTGATATTCAGTGTAATTATCAGCTACAAGTCTAAACTGATTTCCATTGTTCTCTTTGCTGTAGGTACAGAGAATGTCGAGTATAAAGGAAACACGTTTCATGAGGAGTGCTTCACCTGCTACCAGTGTAAGAAACCAATCAGCTCTCAGAGCTTCCTGACCAAGAATGACAACATCTATTGCACATCCTGCCATGAGAAGAAGTTTGCCAAGCAGTGTGCCGGCTGTAAGAAGGTAAGAGAATGTGTgtgctttaatattttttaagtgaATATAAGTTTGTCTCCTAAAACAATAAGTTTGTCTCCAAGGGATTTGGTTGTATTATTTACAGTGCTGTAATGTTTGTTGtagcattataatatgttataatgtgTTATCCTGTAATGTGTCAGTGTATtattgtcacagtttagcccatgtctgtcttgtgtttctccctcttgtcctcctgcccctctgttttcctgtcatgtgtttcccagccatgtgcttttgttgtgtttttgtacctgtctccaccctagctccaccCCAGCCCTTccctagcaattagtgttctcacctgtgtcttgtctgtaaccccgccccctcgtcatccaagcccaggtgtttctcactctcctcgtgtatttaagcccctctgtttgaatgcgcagtgttgagtcttttggaTTGTTGTCTTCTGTGTACTCTAGTTTTGTGTTCCGTGGtccctgaatccaggtctgtttTGATATCTTAGTTAGTTTTCAAAGTTTGTTAAGTATATGTTTCtagtgttattatagttattctgtgttttatttattaagttacacctagttttgttcatagttttcttagttctgagttttttgcgttacccgcgttttgtttactgttttgatttatcttgtttgtttaataaatatatactttatcactatattctgcacttacgtccatccccttaCTTACGTATCAATtatacagtgcatccggaaagtattcacaccgctcactttttccacattttgttacgttacagccttattccaaattgtattatattaatctctttcctcaacaATCTAcgcaaaataccccattatgaccatgtaaAAAAGTTTTCGtgagagttctgaaaatgtattaaaataaaaaaactaagaaattacatttacataagtattcacagccttcgccatgaagctcaaaattgagctcagatgcatcctgtttccactgatcatccttgagAGGTTTCTACAGCTTAAACAgagtccacctgtggtaaatccagttgattggacatgatttggaaaggcacacacctgtctatataaggtcTCACAGTTGACTGCATTTCAGGGCGCAAATGGAAGATATtttggaaccaccaggactcttcctagagctggccggtcagggaggtgaccaagaaaccgatggtcactctgtcagagctccagTGTTCCTtcgtggagagaggagaaccttgcagaaggacaaccatctctgcagcaatccaccaatcagggCAATCTGCCTGTATGGCAGAGTGCCTactccttagtaaaaggcacaaggcagcccgtcTGAAATTTGTCAAACggcacctgaaggactctcagaccataagaaacaaaattctctgctctgatgagacaaagatttaACTCTTTTGTGAATGCCAGGCATGTTTAgaggaaaccaggcactgctcatcacgaggccaatactatccctacagtcaagcatggaagtggcagcatcatgctatgggaatgtttttcagcagcaggaactggcagactagtcaggatagaggaacagatgaatgcagcaatgtacagagacatcctggatgaaaacctgctccagagcgcTCATGACCTCAGACTGgggttcatttttcagcaggacaacgatccgaagcacacagccaagatctcaaaggagtggcttcaggaccactctgtgaatgtcctggagtggcccagccagagcccagacttgaggagagatctgaaaatggctgtgcacagacgtctcccatccaacctgatggagcttcagaggtactgcaaagaagaatgggcaaaactgcctaaagaggggtgtgccaagcttgtggcatcatattcaaaaagacttgaggctgtagttgctgccaaaGGTGGTTTTACAAAGTATTGAAAGACATGAAAAGGctaaaaggcatttaaattacACTAACTAATTGACAACggattctttaaataaatgttttttttttcacctcaaATATGCTAAAAACAAGTGCCacataaaaagagaaaataagagtaaataaaaagtgcagtttgagttttactttttatttttttataaatcttaGCTGAAACAGTGTTAGGTCTTTTACCCGTGTaaaggagctgattggtcagttgTGGGTAGTGTGAGAGTGTCTGCTCTATAGATCATTGTTTAATAGTGATGCTTCACCATAGCTCGCCATCTGAATGAGCTCTCTCCTTATCTCACACCACCCTCAAATCTGCACAggtctgattggctgagaaataTCTTTTGGGATATTTACACACATGCAGATGGTCTGATTTTTTTGCACCGTGAAGACCCTATTGTAAAGGCTAATAAAGTTATGCtgcctaaaataaaattaaatagttctTAATAGTTCACCAGCTACTATAGTTACTAAATAGCTCCTTTTATGTACCTTCTGTCATGTGTTACCCTTCTCTGTGCTCCTGCCGCATGGCAAAGTGGTGGGGGAGTCGGGTTTactgaggaaagagagaaaatacaatatttttccaGCCCTAATGTCCCATGgaactctgcactgacctgtgggatgcaCATGTGGTGTCTTTATATTGTGTCATGTGTTCACGTCTCTGCGTGTGTGCGTGCAGGCCATTACCTCTGGTGGGGTGAATTATCAGGACCAGCCGTGGCACTCTGCATGTTTTGTGTGTGCTTCATGCCAGAAGCCGCTGGCCGGGACTCGTTTCACCTCACATGAAGACCGGGTTTACTGTGTGGACTGTTATAAAAACAGCGTAGCCAAAAAGTGCTCTGCCTGCCAGAACCCCATCACTGGTGAGTTCCACATAAACTCCTCTAACTCACGGTTTGCTATGAACACAGACTGACAGTCAACTAACATTTCAATAATATGAAATGTTAGTTTACTGGATAATATTCTTACTTGTGATTGATTGTCAGCATTAAGGTGAATGGGAAAATGGGTGCATTATTTTTGTCACTTGAAACGaattatattaacaaattaaaaaaatatcatgTCCTACATTGCCCCTCTTCTGAGCTCCAATTCTAGTAACTGAGATAGATAAGTGAACCAATCATTCataattcattttaacttcaaACTCTTTTTATCCCTTACAATTAAACATACTGTTTTTGTTACTGTCCCTTTAACAATGCTATATGTAAATTACCTCTGTTATAACTCAATTCAAATAGAATTTTGTTGAAGAACAGTCTTTCCAACAATGTACATGCTAAAATAATGTAAACTAAATGCTTATTTGGGACAccacaaaatatacattttaaactgtctgtttttgtaacaggacacacctttaaacatgttctgtatcacactcttttattttaaagaactgAGAAAATCATTTTTTCATGATATGGGCACTTTAAAAGTACTACATTTCTGACAGGCCTGATCCTGAGTACTGCACTAATGTTCTGCTTTGTGTTCACTTTGTCTTTCACTCTCCATGCAGGGTTTGGAAAAGCCACTAATGTGGTGAACTATGAGGGAGGCACTTGGCATGATTACTGCTTCAACTGCCGGAAGTGTTCTCTGAACCTGTCTGACAAGCGCTTCGTCTCCAAGAATGGAGACGTGTACTGCAGTGACTGCTCCAAAAAAGTCTAGATTCCATAGCTGGGCCAGAGTGGGAAAAACTACCAGTAACAGAGTTTGATCAGAATAACAGACGACTAGCAGCACTACATTAAATGCAGACCTGCTCTTAGTGTCTTACTGTAGAACAGTGCTTACCCTACAAGATAATTTTACGCTTCTTCAGTATCAAATATAATCATTACCCATAGTGTCAtggatctgtaaaaaaaatatttttatcttttccccccgaaaacactgcatttaaagGGGATTATGCAGAGAGGGCTTCATTGTACAAATTGATTTTGGAGATGAATGAAACCAGTAATTTTATTTACTATCACAGTCCAGCAGTGGATCTTATATGCAATGATGTGATGACAAAACCTTCTTTAGACTATTTTATGCTGTACAACACCCTGCATGTCTACATACAGAGTTTTACTTgtatatgatttaaaaaacacATCCACCTCTCAAAACTATAGCGTctcaggtatcaggcagtgtaaAAACTTTGAGGGAACTTTAATATTCAATGTCTTGATTCCATTCGCTACCACTACTATGATCTGTTCTGACTTGGTACGTTTCTATAGAGTGGTGCATTCTACACCATTTTCATTATGTAGGTAAAGGGATTGATTTagcctttaaatgatttaaatgtgcACATCTTAACAGTCATTTCCAGCAGTGTTTTATGACATTTTTTGTGTCTTAATGAGCTTTAACATGTACCttaaatgtgtaataatgcttATATATGCCTATACAGTATAAATGGACTAGATCGCTATATGTATTTTAATGTGCATCAGTAACATTTAGTAAACATTTCATAAACGTGATTCATGTAAAACCCAATAACTTCTTGGCCTTTGTAATCACTGCTTCATTTGAATGGTGTGATTTTGTGCAGCAGAAGCAAAATCAAAATAAAGTGGATTCAGAAACAGTGCTGTTTTCTTTTGTAGACTTATTTAAGGCTTTACAACAGCGCCATCTGCTGGATTACTAAAAACGAATACAGCATAATATTGCATTATAGTGTTTTGTGGAGTCATCGGTGTATTCTCATATtagaattgagtttttttttcccaagtcACTTGCCTCCATTATTAATACCATTTCTCGTCAAGTTTGTGCAAGTGAATGTGTACACTTATTGATTGCTTTATTCATCGAAATGTACAGTGGCCCAGAAAGGCACAtcacaacaacatttacaaagcaaacaaaaaggtGACAACGCAGCTACACTAAGAAAATGCAGTCCTAAAATGCTTTATTGAAAAATGTGCCTTAATGAACTAAAACTACAATACAGAAACCCAAAACGTCtctcatttatttcactgcataagaAGCTTGATCAGAATCTTCATAAGATAAACAAACCACTACACTATGATCCGCATTACTAacccgctgtaaaatccagagtTTGATGGTCTAGCTGGTCTTTCAGTGGTTGGACAGTTTGATTAgaactgttgtagaaaagaaaatgaaaggtgggtcaacacccacctctcatccggggtacaactcccctgcgtgttcgtttgatagagagagtcagacaggtggagtgaagttgaaagcaaaccaagtatttattacaaagtactggatccaggagaacatacaaaaccaattattagctgtctcagtataagttctgaccccccctctaatctgactccatgtttataccccaaatgacgtgaaacctgttgatgaggcgttactaaaatcatctcatgttagcatgcgtaatttcacgtgttagtactcaagtttcacaggtctgaccggaccactagtgtttggccttgactgtatccagccggacagtgtggtattgttttaagaattgactgggtccagtcagacagtgtgatattgtttcagtaattagacagtgccgccctccctatgtgcgcatGTCCTcatcccgctttggtaggtgaagaactttgcacgcacagagagagaaaggccgcactgttcgtcccgaagtctcctttgtatcaattcagttcgtacagagtgcactagctgatgattgatggccgttagtcagaaacatgcagtgaacgaaatgcttcaagcataagctacacacgtcacacaatggattccatatatgttactgtgttagtagcgcgtggttagtccgccatataataggtcctatgtgttagtatacgccttatgtatcatgtgggttaatttgtcataataaggccggtgttagtcacatgcctgatcaaacaatgttttactatatatgtaaagaatatattgtgattattggttaatcttctatataaatgcgtgtaaaatacactgtgagtaataaaaatgatcaaatacaatgtgagtattggttatgcatataaaatacaaggtttcacacaatgattatgtaattatagatactaagatgagtaatcataattgaaagatatttgtcaatacactcaaggtaaaataaacagttactcttcagaaCTCAGTTTGAATAGTAATACTAGTACATAAGAATAAAAACACTCAGAACAGCCATTTGCTTCTGTAATTAAACAAGCTGTCTCAGGTACACTGATAAAGCATAATACAGCGTTTAAAGCCTGGTTCTGGAGAAACACTGTGctgcttgttttagtgttttccagCTGTCTCAgcgagggcagttagttcattagtttgaTCAGCTGTGCTGTAATATGCTAAAAATATACCACCGGAGTGTAACATTAAAGCGAGTCCGCTTGCGTTCTGAGCCGCTGTGCTGGGCTGTCAGTTATGTGGGctgaggatccagtgatgttcaggggGGAAATGTACAAAGAATGAAATAGAGTATAGAGTTCTCTATagagttctgaacatatttatttaccacagaatgtgatagaggtgggtttttaaaatgCCCATTCATTCTGCTTTACCATTTAGAAATTTAGCTTAGACACGAAACACCAAATATGGCCATaaaaggactacagaatgacactCAAACTGCTGTTGTCTATTGTTAGGCTGATTTTAGGGTGGTTATAGAGGCtaacgttttttttattaaatctgttGATCACAGAATTAGGTTTCTGTGCTGGATAGAGTAAGTTCTGcagtttgatatgatatgtgtattacagctctggaaaaaaataagagactaacCAAAAATGATATATTTCTTCAATTtaaccaattgaaaacctctggaatataatcaagaggaagatggatgatcacaaaccatcaa comes from the Astyanax mexicanus isolate ESR-SI-001 chromosome 20, AstMex3_surface, whole genome shotgun sequence genome and includes:
- the fhl1b gene encoding four and a half LIM domains protein 1b isoform X2 gives rise to the protein MTDRFDCFYCRDHLGGKKYIKKDDRPVCVRCFEKFCANTCTECRRPIGTDSKELHHKGRYWHEDCFRCYKCYKNLAKESFSTKDDRILCGKCSSREDAPRCHTCYKPILAGTENVEYKGNTFHEECFTCYQCKKPISSQSFLTKNDNIYCTSCHEKKFAKQCAGCKKAITSGGVNYQDQPWHSACFVCASCQKPLAGTRFTSHEDRVYCVDCYKNSVAKKCSACQNPITGFGKATNVVNYEGGTWHDYCFNCRKCSLNLSDKRFVSKNGDVYCSDCSKKV
- the fhl1b gene encoding four and a half LIM domains protein 1b isoform X1, with translation MVKGWVGLCWVGTELFGFRPARGALQRELSEHSSRDSARAHSVSSSSSKTRRKKRRTGSTMTDRFDCFYCRDHLGGKKYIKKDDRPVCVRCFEKFCANTCTECRRPIGTDSKELHHKGRYWHEDCFRCYKCYKNLAKESFSTKDDRILCGKCSSREDAPRCHTCYKPILAGTENVEYKGNTFHEECFTCYQCKKPISSQSFLTKNDNIYCTSCHEKKFAKQCAGCKKAITSGGVNYQDQPWHSACFVCASCQKPLAGTRFTSHEDRVYCVDCYKNSVAKKCSACQNPITGFGKATNVVNYEGGTWHDYCFNCRKCSLNLSDKRFVSKNGDVYCSDCSKKV